From Daphnia pulicaria isolate SC F1-1A chromosome 11, SC_F0-13Bv2, whole genome shotgun sequence, the proteins below share one genomic window:
- the LOC124315909 gene encoding G1/S-specific cyclin-E1-like — protein sequence MSRRGCRVTNKRESLPGQKLLPVILNRKRKSETHVQDYENDVRDMRARQPYHQQQAWEENVGWETSSQSSSVSNSTSDFRRLAVSSQILTSRLSPFPKFNWADPDEVWNSLCRKDRLYKRNHDYILAHPSLQPRMRAILLDWLVEVCEVYRLHRETYHLALDFVDRYLATQTDIPKQQLQLIGIAALFIAAKIEEIYPPKLNEFAYVTDGACSEAEIMMKELVIMKSLNWELSPATANCWLGIYMQLANALGDKEELESKENSGSKMETKQFSSHTFVQAARLLDLSTMDILSLRYTYSAIAAAAVYHIVGERVALQCSGYSWEEISSCIYWMAPFALTLREAGPVEIKTFSQIPIEDTHNIQTHNIDLSILEAAQSRLTESAASPPSPALGPLGMLTPPQSKNKGRTSAPLSPVNNNTTANAVVLTPSTLNSESPRCSTITSEWNDDAQSAISYS from the exons ATGTCCAGGAGAGG ATGCAGAGTGACTAACAAGAGGGAATCGCTGCCAGGACAGAAACTACTTCCTGTCATCCTTAACCGCAAGCGAAAATCTGAAACTCATGTGCAG GATTACGAGAATGATGTGAGGGACATGAGGGCAAGGCAGCCGTACCATCAGCAACAG GCTTGGGAGGAGAATGTAGGATGGGAGACATCAAGTCAGTCATCATCTGTCAGCAATTCTACTTCAGA CTTCCGCCGACTGGCTGTCTCGTCGCAAATTTTAACATCGCGACTCAGCCCTTTCCCCAAGTTCAACTGGGCAGATCCGGATGAGGTTTGGAATTCTTTGTGTCGTAAGGATCGCCTTTACAAGCGGAATCACGACTACATCCTTGCTCATCCATCTCTGCAACCAAGAATGCGGGCCATCCTCCTCGACTGGCTTGTTGAG GTGTGTGAAGTGTACCGGTTGCATCGTGAGACCTACCATCTGGCGCTGGACTTTGTCGACCGTTACTTGGCCACCCAGACCGACATACCCAAACAGCAACTTCAGTTGATTG GTATCGCCGCTTTGTTTATCGCTGCCAAGATCGAAGAGATTTATCCTCCCAAGTTGAACGAGTTTGCCTACGTCACTGACGGTGCCTGTAGCGAGGCCGAGATCATGATGAAGGAGCTTGTTATCATGAAGAGCTTAAATTGGGAACTGTCGCCCGCCACTGCCAACTGTTGGCTGGGAATTTACATGCAATTGGCCAACGCACTTGGTGACAAGGAAGAATTGGAATCCAAGGAGAATAGCGGCAGCAAGATGGAGACTAAACAGTTTTCCAGTCACACCTTTGTTCAAGCTGCCCGTCTGCTCGACCTTTCCACAATGGATATTCTCAGTCTTCGCTATACGTACAGCGCCATCGCCGCAGCCGCCGTCTACCACATCGTGGGCGAGCGGGTGGCGCTTCAATGCTCTGGGTATTCTTGGGAGGAAATTTCATCGTGCATTTATTGGATGGCACCATTTGCACTGACCTTGCGCGAAGCCGGACCTGTGGAAATTAAGACCTTTTCACAGATTCCCATCGAGGACACGCATAACATACAGACGCACAACATCGACCTCAGCATACtg GAAGCTGCTCAAAGCCGGTTAACAGAGTCTGCCGCGTCGCCACCCAGTCCAGCGCTGGGCCCTCTGGGTATGCTGACGCCTCCGCAAAGCAAAAACAAGGGCCGGACGAGCGCTCCCCTTTCACCCGTCAATAATAACACCACTGCCAATGCCGTAGTACTGACACCTTCCACTCTGAACTCTGAAAGCCCTCGTTGTTCGACCATAACATCCGAGTGGAATGACGATGCTCAGTCAGCCATTTCGTATtcgtaa